Below is a window of Deltaproteobacteria bacterium RBG_16_64_85 DNA.
TGTTCGGATCCTCGCCGCCGCCGCAAAGCGAGAAGACGCCCTTTTTCCCGCGCTCCCCCTATGGGGCGGCCAAGGTGTATTCCTACTGGATGGCGGTCAATTACCGGGAAGCGTACGGCATGTTCACCAGCAACGGGGTTCTCTTCAACCACGAGTCGCCCCGGCGCGGGGAGACGTTCGTCACCCGGAAAATCACCCGCGCGATCGCCGCCATCCGGGCGGGAAAGCAGAAGGACCTTTTCCTGGGGAACCTGGACGCCCGGCGCGACTGGGGATTCGCCTCCGAGTACGTGGAGGCGATGTGGCGGATCCTCCAGCACGAGAAAGGTGACGATTTCGTCGTGGGAACGGGGCAGTCGAACTCGGTCCGGGAGTTCGTCGAGGAGGCGTTCTCCTACGCGGGGCTGGACTGGAAGGCGCACGTGAAGATCGACCGGAAATATTTCCGCCCCACGGAGGTCGAGAACCTGGTCGCCGACGCTTCCAAGGCGCGGAAGCTCCTGGGCTGGGAGCCGAAGGTCACCTTCAAGGAGCTGGTCCGCATCATGGTCGACGCCGACATGGAGGAAGCCGGCCTGACGCCCCCGGGCGAAGGGAGAAAAATCCTCGCCTCCAAAAGTTTCTCTGTCGGCTCGAAACTTTAATCGGGGACGTACTTAAAAACTTTTATGTTAGGAGAGAATAGGGACGTTCTTAAAACTTTTTAGGCTCTCAGGTACGTTCTTGAACTTTTGTTTCGTTGTGCGAGAAAAGTTCAAGAACGTCCCTGATAAAAAGTTTTAAGAACGTCCCCGGCATTAAGTTGAGTTTCTTCAAGGGCAAAAAAATTCTCGTCACCGGCGGGGCGGGGTTCCTCGGAGAGCCGGTCATCCGGAAGCTCGTCGGGTGGGGAGCGGACCCGGGAAACATCTTCGTCCCCCAGTTTCCCGAATATGACCTGCGCCGCCCCGAGGCCTGTTCGAAGGTTGCAGCCGGGCAGGACATCGTCATCCACCTCGCGGCCAACGCCGGCGGGATCGGCTGGAACCGCGCGCACCCCGGCTCCCTGTTCTTCGACAATGCGGCGATGGGCATCCATCTCATGGAGGAGGCCCGCAAAGCAGGCGCCCAGAAATTCGTCCAGATCGGGACCGTGTGCGCCTATCCCTTCCTGCCGCCGCGGATCCCGTTC
It encodes the following:
- a CDS encoding GDP-mannose 4,6-dehydratase, translated to MQKALITGITGQDGSYLVELLLSKDYEVHGLIRRASTFNTGRLGHIYVDPHIPDARMFLHYGDLSDSGQLTNLIYNLQPDEIYHLGAQSHVRVSFDIPEYTGDITGLGTTRILESVRRAGVKARFYQASSSEMFGSSPPPQSEKTPFFPRSPYGAAKVYSYWMAVNYREAYGMFTSNGVLFNHESPRRGETFVTRKITRAIAAIRAGKQKDLFLGNLDARRDWGFASEYVEAMWRILQHEKGDDFVVGTGQSNSVREFVEEAFSYAGLDWKAHVKIDRKYFRPTEVENLVADASKARKLLGWEPKVTFKELVRIMVDADMEEAGLTPPGEGRKILASKSFSVGSKL